The Arthrobacter zhaoxinii sequence GTCAACGTGGACGAAAACCCCGCGATCGCCGCCCAGTACGGCATCACGTCCATCCCGGCGGTTTATGTGTTCCAGGGCGGTGAGGTTGCGGCGACTTCCATCGGCGCCAAGCCGAAGCAGGTCCTGGAGCAGGAATTCGCGGCCTTCCTGAAGTAAATATCAATGACTGTGCATGCTGAAAGCCTGCGGAGGCTGGATGCCAGCCGGCGCGTAGTGGCGCTTCGTGAAGCGCTGCTGCGCGCCGGCGTCACCCTGTCCTACCTGGCACCGGACGCCGTAAACGATCCGACAATTTTCGATGACCACGTTGACGCGGCGGTCCGCGCTTTCCAGCAAAGCCGCGGCCTGATTGTTGACGGGGTCGCCGGGCCGGATACGCAGCGCGCGCTTTCCGAAGCACAGTTCCGGTTCGGGGACCGCACCCTGAACTATGTCGAGGGTGCGCAGCTGCGGGGCGACGACGTCGCCGAACTGCAGCGTCATCTGTCGCATCTGGGTTTCTACTACGGCCATATCGACGGCAGTTTCGGCGTGCGTACCCGCTATGCAGTAGCCGAGCTGCAGCAGAACCTCGGCCTGCCGGGCAGCGGGGTATGCGACGGCGACACCATGCGCTCCATGTCCCGGGTGAACCGTGCCATCACGCCCAGCCAGGCCTTCGCACTGCGTGACTACGAACGGCTGGACCGTTCCACCGCCGCTCTGCGCGGGCGCGTCATTTCGGTGAACATCGGCCGTTCCCGGCTTGAGTCCCCGCATGCCGCCGAGCGGCTCAGCGGGGAGCCGCTGACCGAGCAGCTGGTCACCACGGACATCGCGGGGCGCGTGGAACGCATCCTGCGGGAATTCGGTGCCCTGCTGGTGCCGCAGCAGCGCGAGCCGATGCGGGAGTCAGGGTCGCGGCGGAACCCGCCCAGCCTGAATCTGGACATCCACTGCGACTGGCTGGACCAGCAGGCAGCCTCCGGCATGGCCGCCTATTACTGGGGTCTTCCCGGCACCGGAGAGGCGCGCTCCCCCATCGGCCACCGTGCAGCCATCCTCCTGATGAAGGAGCTGGGCGCCCGCACCGACCTGGACAATCTGGGTGTCCACGCCCGCACCTGGGACACCTTGAAAGTGCCGGGTGTGCCGTCCGTCGGGCTTGATCTGGGTTATCTCAGCAACGCGCACGACGCCGAGCGCCTCGCCGATCCGGTCTTCCGCCAGACGGTTGCCGATTCCATCGTGATCGGAATTCAGCGCCTGTACCTGCTGGAAGAAGAAGACCAGCCCACGGGAACCCTGGCCCTGGACGACGTGCTGAAGTTCAACCCGAGGGAAGATCCGGCTGCCCGGCGGGTTTCCGGGCTGTAGGTTTCCTCTTCCCGGCTTCGTCAGGACGGCTTGAGGACGCTGATGAATCCCTGTGCCTGCCGCTCCCGGCCTGCCGGAGCGCGGCTCAGAGTGGTGCCGACCCGGAAACCGTTGTGCCCAAGGCAAGTGGACACCTCGGCGAGGTCATGAGGGTAGGCCGTGAGTTCGACGTCGTGCCCGTAGAGTTCGACGTCGTGCCCGTAGGCGTTCGTTATCGTGCGCGCGCCGTTTCCTGCGGTAAACCCCAGCAGAACGACGCCGCCGGGCTTCAGGACCCGCCGAAACTCCGCGAACACGTTTGCGAGTCCAGCGGGCGGGGTGTGGATGATCGAATACCAGGCAAGCACCCCGTGAAAAGATTCGTCCGCGTAAGGCAGCGAGGACAGCTCCGCGACTGTGAAGCGCTTCTGCGGATGGGCTTCCCGGGCCAGACGGACCATGCACCGCGAGATGTCGCATCCGTCGACCGCCAGCGCAGCGAGGGTGTCGAGATAGGTAATCATCCGTCCGGGTCCGCATCCTGCATCCAGGATGGCTGCTCCTGACGGGAGCGACGCGGCAAATTCCCTC is a genomic window containing:
- a CDS encoding class I SAM-dependent methyltransferase, which encodes MAEAWHAGRYVGAMEEEDTGPGADDVARAYDVVARSYAELIPTTGSEGDPETDLELAMVREFAASLPSGAAILDAGCGPGRMITYLDTLAALAVDGCDISRCMVRLAREAHPQKRFTVAELSSLPYADESFHGVLAWYSIIHTPPAGLANVFAEFRRVLKPGGVVLLGFTAGNGARTITNAYGHDVELYGHDVELTAYPHDLAEVSTCLGHNGFRVGTTLSRAPAGRERQAQGFISVLKPS
- a CDS encoding peptidoglycan-binding protein, which codes for MTVHAESLRRLDASRRVVALREALLRAGVTLSYLAPDAVNDPTIFDDHVDAAVRAFQQSRGLIVDGVAGPDTQRALSEAQFRFGDRTLNYVEGAQLRGDDVAELQRHLSHLGFYYGHIDGSFGVRTRYAVAELQQNLGLPGSGVCDGDTMRSMSRVNRAITPSQAFALRDYERLDRSTAALRGRVISVNIGRSRLESPHAAERLSGEPLTEQLVTTDIAGRVERILREFGALLVPQQREPMRESGSRRNPPSLNLDIHCDWLDQQAASGMAAYYWGLPGTGEARSPIGHRAAILLMKELGARTDLDNLGVHARTWDTLKVPGVPSVGLDLGYLSNAHDAERLADPVFRQTVADSIVIGIQRLYLLEEEDQPTGTLALDDVLKFNPREDPAARRVSGL